Below is a genomic region from candidate division WOR-3 bacterium.
AAGAGATTTACCGGATAAGCGGTATACGGAGTCGCCCACCTGTTAGCCTAAACCGTCTTATAAAATTTCTTAAAGGTTGTATCTTATTCTTTAAGACCCAGATAGTCTTGTAAGGTTTTTCTTAATATGAATTTGATTGTTTCTAAGTCCGGCTTTGAGAGAACTTAAACCGCAATCTAATAGAAAGTTTAATATCATTTCTGATAGTAATCTTGTTGGAACACTTTGGTTTCCAAGTGGTTGTAGGTGGAGACAGAATCTTTTCAAACAGTCTTTTGGGAATGTAGCGTTTAAGCGCGGGGAACTTATTACTTTTTACTAAATATATATACTAATACCTAAAATATATATAATATATATACTAATTAGTCCTATATTAAATTATATATACTAACTAATTAGTCCTATATTAATCGGTAATAAGATAGACACTCGGAGAGTCTTTTATACAACATTACATTTTGCTTAATGTATAAGATAGTTTCAAATAAACTCCTGAAAAAACTTTTCTATTCACGAATCGATGGGGAATAGCGAAGATAAATTAGGTGCTAGCCATAAGAATAGATAGGTAAAACTCAGACTTATTTTAGATTGAAACAGAATAACTTAAAAGATTTTTCGGATTTTTGTTGCTATGCAATTTTCATTGTTCTTCAGGACTTAGTGATAACGGATTGATATAGAAAGCCTTATTTAAATTTGTTGATGTGGTGTTTAAATCTTTTTAATATCAACAAATTTTGAGTGTTTCGGTCTTTAATCAAAAATCGGCTATTTTAGGATATATCGATATGACAAAAAAATTATTAGAAGTCAGTGCCAATGCTGAAATAGAATTTCCAATTGCGATTTGGAGTTTGAGAAAGTGGTTTGGCAAAATCAAATCTTAGGATAAAATAAGATATTTGGACTCTGAGCCCGGCTCCGAAACCTAATTTTAGGTCCTCAAACCCACTATCAGAACGATAAATTACCACTGGGTCATTAAAAGCAATACCGGCATCGAAAAATGTAACGCCCCGGATATTTTTAATATCTATCGGTATCGGATAGGCAATTTTTAATCGGTCAATAAAAGGATGTCTCAATTCAATTATACCCAGAACAACTTTATTGCTCGGTTGATAGTAAAACTCACCGTAATCATAGCCCCGGATATTTTCTCCGCCTAAATAAAACAGTTCCGGATTAAGACCAAAACTACTTATCCCAAATAACCAATTAGCTAAAGTATATCTTTTTGATAACCGAAAATAGTTTCGAAAATCTAAATAGGTCGTATAAAATTTATAATCGGAAAAGGGCAGGGTTTGATAAGTTTCTAAACGCGTTCGGATACCTTTCACTGGACCCCAGTCCGTCCAAATAGTATTGTCAAAAACAAACGCTTCTGATAAAAGAAAGATTTTACTTTTAGTATAATTATATCTTTCGTTGGAGAAGTTTACTAAGAAGTTATCACTCCAATATCCGATAGTTCCCAGTTCAAATCGGGTAAATTTATCTAAGGGATAAGAGCCAAATAATTCACCACCGCGATATCGTATAATGTGCACAGAATCAGGGTATCTGCCCGAATAATCAAAATATTGGATTAATCCTAAACCCCAATCGGTCCGTTTAGTTAGATTCCAATAGTAACAGAAAATATTGGAATTAGCAATATCTTTGTAGAGTTCAGTTTGTAAGAAAAATCGGTGGTTTCCTAAGACATCACTTAGGACCAATTCCACATTACCCGAAAAGCCACCTTGCGTTGAATAGCCCGCAGAACCGATTCCATAATCTGGTGTTAAAGTAAATTGATAGGAACTAACTTTATTATAATCAATACCAGTTGCTTGATAGACATCAGTTGATTTGGTCATTGCGACTATATCAATCGGCGGGACTATTGGCTTTAACCGCGGAATCTGAGAAAAGGGTTCTCGTATTACACAGACATCCCAACCCTGATTAGTATAATAACTAAATGCTAAAACGCTATCATTTTGCGATATTGATGGATAATGGCTACTGCTGATAAATTCTGTTTTGTGAGTTAGAGTTTGGTCGGTCAAAGAATAGATAAATAAGGCGATATTAGCGCTACCGGATTTCTCTTCCGCCAAGTTTTGGTCCTCGGCCGTATAAATTATATATTTGCCGTCGGAAGAGAAAATCGGATGTGCCAGATAACGAGCGCGCTTAACATTTCTGATGCGCTTAAGGCTGAGCGTTCCTTCGGCATTGAGAGAATTGGCTGTGGTCTTAAAAATCCCATAATTCCCTGGTATCCAGTCATCTGCCTCGGGTCGGTCCGAAACAAAGACAATCTCTTTACCATCAGGAGAAAAATAAGGGTCTCGGTCTTCATAATAATCATAAGTGATGCGTGTAAGTTTGCCATTAGTTAAATCAGTAGTATAAATATCCGCATAGCCGTTTTTTAAGCCAACAAAGACAACCTTTTGATTATCCGGGGAAAATTTTGGCGAATAGATTCCATCAAGATGGTAAGAAAGTCTCTTTTTAACTTTACCAGAGGGATAGTCCACAATCACAATATTATCTTTGCCCTGACTGCGGGCAACTAAAACAATTTCTCGTTCGTCGCTAGACCAGGCCAGACCGCCGCGCAAAACAGAGACATTCTCAAAACCGCCACTCCGTTCACCCTTAACCAGATGCTTGATAATTTTACCATCAATTGCCGAGATGACATACACATCTGTATAACCGTTACGGTCAGAAATAAAAGCAATCTTAGTTCCAGAAGGCGAAATCACTGGTGCGGTATTGTATATTGCACCCTCAGCCGTATGGTTGGTTAAAACTGTTGCAATAGAAAAATTGTCCTTTTGCGCAATTAATGGCCAGTATTTGATTTTCAAATAGTCTTCTAATTTTTGACTCATTTTAGAAACGCTGATACCAAATGATTCTTTGAATGCTGATTCCAGATTACGTTTGGCTTTCAGGGAATGAATAAACTCAAAGATTTTTTGCCGTCCATATACTTCATTAACATAACGGAAGAACGCTTCGCCAATCCGATAGTTTATATATCCCATCGCATCGTTTAACTTATCAAGGCTGACAAACTGGTTATTAAGCATCAGGTCGCGTAAATATACTTCACTAAAGACTTCGGGTTTTTCTTCGGATGAGAGAAACTCTGATATGCCTTCTGCAACCCACAGCGGAATCTGAAAATCACTAACTAAAGTAAAGATTGAAGCCAATCGCGGTTTATAAAACAATTCAAACTCAAAGATATGGGTTATTTCGTGTTCTAAAACAATACGAAAATCCCGATATGAGCCATTAAAAGGCACAACTACCCGATTCTTAAATAATTCCGAAAATCCGCCAACCGATTCTTCGATAATATCCAAAATAATATTAGTCTGTCCAAATTCATTCGGTGAATTATAGATAATGAGAGGAATTTTGTTCTTTATCTCCGTTTTTAGCGCTGAGGCGATCTTTTGGTAAAAATCCTCAGCATATTTTGAGGCATACTCAGCAAGCCCTTCACCGCCTTCATAAAAATAGATATTAAAATGTGTGGTTGATAATATTTTGAATTGAAAATCCTGATACTGGACTTTATTTTTACTGAAATAATATTGCCCAGAAACTAAATTAAAGCCAACACTGATAATAAAAACTAAAAACCACAAACGAAAATCTCTTTGGAGCAGAGGTAACAAAGTCTGGGCAATTATCTTAAGACACCTATTAACTATCATAGAAAACAAATAATCATTTAATTATTGCTCCGGGCAATCGATAAATACCCCGCCAATATAAAATAGTATCTTCTAAGTTATAGTCCTTTGCGATTTTCCCTTTGATGATTTCACCAATAAACCAAGTGCGGTCACCGCAGTTAATTTCTTGCACGACTTTACATTCAATATTCACCGGACATTCCTTAATACTAACTGTCTTCACTGATAAAGAAGTCTCTTGAGTCAAACCGGTTTCCTTAAATTTATCTACTTTTCGACCAGATTGGGCACCACAAAAAATGGTTGCTGATAATAGATTCTTGGTTGGTATATTAATCACAAATTCTTTACTTTCTTTTATTAGATGGTGCGAATATCTTTCAGGTTTAATGCCAATCCCGATTAATGGTGGCGCAAATGAAAAGATATGGACCAGTGTGACCGTAATAATATTGTTTCCACTGGTAACTAAAACTGTGGGAAAAGCCGAAAAAGTGGCAATCAACTTTGAGGATTCGCTCACAGTTATTTTTTCCATAATAAATATTATCTTAGGAGAATATAAAAGTCAACTTCAATGATTGGTTGTCTCATTATTCCACACCAGTTTAAGCAAAAGCAAAGCAATGGTTGAGAAGAAAAGATCAATTTGTCCGCAAGATTTCAGAAGTTCCATTTTAATCAACGCGTAGCCAGACTTTTCTCGATCTCTTTAGAAAGTTTGAGTAAATCTGGTTTGTAACCTCTTATCGTAAAGGTTGCTTTTTCATCTTTATCTATTCGCCGAACGACTTCACAAGTTTCGTAGATTTTACTTATTAAATCACCGCGCTTTAGCGAGATGGTTAGCCTTCGGGTAATAAGTTGTGATTTCATAAATTCTATAATTGTGGCCTTTAATTTTTCAAAACCCTCACCAGTTAATGCGGAAACAAAGACGCTTTGGGGATATTTGTCTTTCAATCGGCGTATAATTTTGGGTTCAAAGATGCGGTCAATTTTATTAAAGACCATTAAAATTGAATTGTTTTGACATCCGATTTCTTTAAGCGTATTATCCACAACTTGAATTTTCTCCTCAATATTCTCTTCACTGGCGTCAACGATATGTAAGATTAAATCCGCTTCTTTAGTTTCTGAAAGGGTCGCGCGAAAACTGGCAATCAGTTCATGCGGGAGATTGCGAATAAAGCCGACTGTATCAGTAATAAAAACCTTTAATCGCTTTGTCAAATTAAAAGCCTTTGTATTTGGGTCCAAGGTTGCAAACATATAAGGAGCTACTTTAACTTGAGCACCCGTTAACCGGTTCATAACACTTGATTTACCAGCGTTAGTATAACCGACTAAAGAAATCTTAAAGAATGGTTGGCGCTTTTTTCGTTGCACAGCCCGTTCTTTGTCAATACGCAACAGTTGCCGGTATAAGGTATCAATTCGGTCTTTAATGCGGCGTCGGTCGATTTCCAATTTCTTTTCACCTGGACCACGAGTGCCAATACCGCCACCTAAACGAGAAAGTTCTGTTCCTAAACCAATAAGATTAGTGCGGCGGTATTCGAGTTGGGCTAATTCTACTTGAGTTTTGGCTTCTGCGGTTTTGGCATGTTGCGCAAAGATGTCTAAAATCAACATTGTACGGTCAATTACTCGTACCTTCGTCGCCTCAGAAATATTTCTCATTTGAGAAGGTGTTAACGGGTCATCAAATATTAATAAATCAATCTGATGTTTGTGACACAACTGTCTTATTTCTTCGATTTTCCCTTTGCCTAAAAGCGTGGCCGGATTCAAATCTTTTTTTACTTGGAGAATCTTTTCAACGACAGTACCACCAGCAGTTTGCGTCAAAGATGCCAATTCTTCTAATGAATCAATCTTTTTCCAACGCTCAACTGAAGAGCGAGCGACTCCAATTAGTAAAACACGCTCCATATTTAATATTCAAAACTATTACTCATCAGCAAGACTAATCTCATCTATTTTAATATTTACGATTCAAAACTGCGACCATCAACAAAACCATTCCATCAATAAAAATCCTTCTTTTTATGAGGCAAAGGCAAATATTTTCTTATTAAGCCCTTTTGTCAATATGTCCGTAATAGTCATAAGTAGAAAATGAGCAATTGATTATTGACGCAAGACATAAAAAATTCTCTGGAAGATTGTGTAGATGTTACCAACTAAAATAATGCTAAGCGCAATAATAAAATATTTTGGTCCTAAAAAAAAGACACCAACTATTAAAATCAAAAATCTTACTGGTCGTTCAAACAATCCAATTTTACATTCTTTACCAACACCCTCAGCCCGAGCTCGAATATAACTTACCAACAGAGAAGAGAAGGCGGTTAAAAAGATTATAATTGACATTAGATTATGCTCCTGATGATTAAAAACATTGCCCATTATCCCAATTGAATTTTTCTGATAATAAAGGAAAAGACCAAAAAAGATTAAAATTTCTGCTATCCGGTCGATTACAGAATCTAAAAAAGCGCCCATAACATTAACGCTTTGAGACCTTCGCGCAACTTCTCCATCGATAGTATCAAATAAAGCAACCATCACTAAAAGTATGCCACCGATAAACCAAAGACCTTGAGCAAAAAAGAAAACATTAAGTAAACTAAAAGGGATTGACATTAAGGTTATGATATTGGCGGGAATCTTTAAGCGCACAATCAAATTAGTTATTGGCATTAAAAATTTGCGTCCGATATTCTTATGAGTTTCTCGCATAATTAAAATTGGAAGATAGGGATGGAATCACTGTCTTATATGATTTTGTCATTATTCTTATGTGTTTCTCTCATAAAAATGGAAAATATGGACAAAGTCACTATTTTGTATAATTTCGTCATTAAAATTAAAAACAATAAATCCATTTATCATAATTATTATCACATTTTTCCGATATATTTTAGAGATTTCATTTTTCCTTACCAGCGATTATTAGTACGATTTCACCTTTTATCTCTTTATCGCTTATTTGGTTAATTATTTCGCTAATATTACCCCGCCACACAGTCTCAAATTTTTTGGTTAATTCTTTAGCTAAAACTGCTTTTCGGTCTCCGAAAATTTCTTGAATCGTGGTAAGTGATTTCATTATCCGATGGGGTGAGTCATAAAAGACCATTGTGCGGGGCTCATCTTTTAGTTCCATAAGTTTTTTTCGCTTTCTACCTTCGCGTTTTGGTAAAAACCCTTCAAAGACAAACCGGTCACTGGGTAGACCAGATATAACAATTGCGGTTAAGAGCGCAGATGGACCAGGAATTGCGGTAACCAAAATATTTTCTGCTATTGTTGCGCGAATCAAATAAAAACCCGGGTCGGAAATACCTGGGGTTCCAGCATCAGAGACTAAGCCCACGCTTGCGCCTTGTTTTATCATATTTATAATTTCTGGAGTTCGCGATTTTTTATTATATTCGTAGAAACTAATAAGTTTATTTTTGATATTATAGTGTTTTAGTAAAAGACCCGTATGACGCGTATCTTCACAGGCAATTATATCAACTTTTTTTAAGACATCTAAAGCCCTAAGGGTAATGTCTTGGAGATTACCAATGGGCGTGCTAATAATATAGAGACCAGGTAATAATCTTTCTTCATCCATAACTGATATTAATTGCAACGATTGTTAGCATTTTTTTAATAACTAAGCCGGAATAAGAAGTAATTAAGCGTCTAAAAATCACATTTTATAATTACTAATGTAATTCTAATTAATTCTCAATAAAAGTCAATGCACCTTGATTTTACCCATAAACTTAACCACATTATCATCGATAATTGTATAATATAAAATAATATAATTTCTAATTAGTTTTCGATAAAAGTCAAATCTCCTATAATCTTACCACAAAACTTGACCACATCTATTACAACATAAAAATAAGAATATTAACATTTAAGCAAAAAGGGTTTGCTATTGGCTTTTAATATTGGACTTTTGAACCTTTGACATTTGCTGACATTAAAATCAAGCAGGTGCAACCTGTTTATCTTGCTAATCCTATAGAATCTTAAACTACTACCATTTCAGACCTTACTGTTATTCTGAATGTAGCGAAGGATCTTAACAGCAAACATTCCTCAGCATAGGAGATTCTTTCTCACTTTGCTCTTCAGAATGACATTTTCGTCTCTTTTGTTATTCTAAGCGCAGTGAAGAATCCCAACTTGTCGAGAAGTATGGAGAATTTAATAAGATTGCTTATATCTTTTAACATAGAATTTTTGAACATTTAAGATTTGTTAGTATTATCAGGAGCAGCGTGCAAATTGGGTATGTGTTTTTGTTTTTATCTTGAAACCTATTCTATGTTTTGATACACGTCATCTTTTTTAAATGTGGAATTACTTTAAGAGATATTTTGGATATGTATTTACGGATTCATCTTAAAAACTTATCTTAATTGTGGGAAGCGTCATTTTCAAATACGGCGTTATAATAAGAGATATTTTGGATATGTATTTACGGATTCATCTTAAAAACTTATCCTAATTGTGGGAAGCGTCATTTTCAAATGTGGCGTTATAATAAGAGATATTTTGGATATGTATTTACGGATTCATCTTGAAAACTTATCTTAATTGTGGGAAGCGTCATTTTCAAATACGGCGTTATAATAAGTGATATTTGGGCCTGTATTTTCGATTTCATCTTAAAACTTATTTCAGGAGCCGTAATGCGTCATTTTCAAATACAGAGGATAATAAGTGCAATTTTATTTAATCCGAATTAATCTGAGCACATCATTGGTTAAAGCAAAGACAAGAATAATACCAATTAGAGCATAACCAATCCAAAAAGCAATTTCCCATTCTCTTTTCTTAAGTTTTCTGCGTTTAAGTCGTTCTATTATATAAAGCAAAACTCTGCCACCATCTAAAATTGGAATGGGAATAATATTAATTACTGCCAGATTAATTGATAACAATGCCCATAGGCCGATGAAATATTCTGGTCCCCATTGGGCACCTTCGTAAGTATATTTTGCGACCATTACTGGTCCACCAATAGCAGATTTCGGTAATTTGCCGGCAATAATTTTATAAATAATTACAAAGGTTTGGCCAAAAACATAAACAGTTCTTAATCCAGCGGTACTGATGGCAACTGGCAAAGAAAGATTTTTCGTCGGCAGTTTTACCCAAATCCCAATCATACCAATTCGTTTTTGGCTAATTTCTTCAGATGCCGCTTCCGGCTGAATACTATCTTCAAGCACTTGATTACCTCTGCGCCACTTTAAGAATAACTTTTTGCCACTTGAGTTCTGAACGATTTCCACAAAACTGCTCCATTCTTTAATCGGAATACCAGAAACTTCTATGATTTCATCGCCTTTTTTAAGACCAATTTGGGCAGCAGGGCTTTTGGCTTTCACGCGCTCAACCACGGGCGCAATAAATGGCAGAAATTGAAATGAGTCTTTAGGGATTTTATAATTGATAACTTTTATTTCCTCATTGCGCTTAATAGTTATGTCGGCTTCGGTCAAATGCGATAACTTATTTTGTAAATCTTCCCAGTTTTTAATTGTGTCTTGGTTTACTTTCAGGATATAATCACCTTTTTCAAATCCCACATATGCAGTTGTTGTGTTGGGTTCAGGAATAATTCTGGGCTCAAGGGTTTTAACGCCAAATACGGCATAGAGGATTGTGGTCAAAATAAATCCGAGAAGGAGATTAAAAAGTGGTCCAGCAAGGATAACCGCAGATTTTTTGCCTAAAGGAGCAGCATTAAAACCAGTTTCCGAGGTTATCTCATCACCTTCCAGTTTAATAAAACCACCTAAAGGAATTATAGAAATCTGATATAAAGTGGAGCCAATCTTTTTCTTAAAAATGGTGGGACCAAAACCAATTGAGAAAACTTCTACAGGTAGTCTATTAATCTTAGCAAAGATTAAATGACCAAATTCGTGGACTATAATTAATGAACCGATTACGATTACAACTAATAATAATGGCGAAATCATAATATAGGTATTAGTTGAAAGAGTGTAGGACTAAATGCGATTGAAAAACTTCTACAAGTGGTTTATTAATCTCAGCAAAGTGTAAATGTCCAAACACCGAGACCGCAATAAATGAACCAATAACGGTTGCTACTAATAATAAAGATGAAATCATAATATCAGTATTAGTCGAGGGTAATTAGCCATTGGCCAATTAATAAAACAAACTGCTGTTGGACTAACATATTCACATCCTTACTGTCTGCTATTGGCAATTAGCGATTGGCTAATCTTAGAAGCATATTCTTTTGCCATTTGTTCATATTTTAATAAAGTCTTTAAATTAGGATTTTTCACAAAAGGTATTTTTTCCATAACGCTTTTGATGATATTGGGGATGGAGTTAAAATCAATTTCGCCTTGTAAAAATTTCGTCACAGCAATTTCGTTAGCGGCATTATACACACAAGGTAGGGTTCCGTCAAGAGCGATAGCATCATAGGCTAATTGTAAAGCAGGAAATTTTTTCAGATCTGGCCGATAGAATTCTAATCGTTGCACCGAAGTTAAATCAAGATTTTTCACTAAAGAAAATTTGCGTTCAGGAAAGGTCAAAGCATATTGGATACATAGTCGCATATCAGGAATTGCCAGTTGGGCTAATACTGAGTTATCAACAAATTCCACCATTGAATGGACAATACTCTGCGGATGAATCAAAACTTTAATTTTGTCCGGTGGAATTTGAAAAAGTCTTGAGACCTCAATCACTTCTAATCCTTTATTCACCAAAGTTGCCGAATCTATCGTATTCTTTTTACCCATTTGCCAAATGGGATGGGATAATGCTTGTTTTAAGGTAACTCGGCTTAAATCTTTGCGCCGCAAGAAAGGTCCGCCTGAAGCCGTGATAATTACACTTTTTACTTCTTTTAGTTTGCGGCCATAAAGACATTGATGTAAACCGACCAGTTCAGAATCAATAGGCAGGATGGGAGTATGAGATTTTTTCTGTTTACGCATTATAACTTTCCCAAATCCGACCAAAAGTTCTTTAGTTGATAAAGCAATCTTTTTTTTCATCTCAATACTTTTAATCAAAGGTATAATACCACTGGTGCCAGTCATTGCCATTACTAAAATATCAATCTTATCATCTTGAGCAATTTCCATTAAACCGCTTTCACCACTTAAAATAGTGAATTTATCGGTTAATTTGGGAATTTTGCTTCTTAATAATCGGTAAAGTTTTTCTTTGGTATGGTCATCGCCCACGACAACTATTTGAGGTAAGAAATGTTGCATCTGTTTTGCCAATAATTGATAATTGCTACCCGCAGACAGAGCATAGACTTTGAAGTCTGACTTCAAGTGTTCAATTACTTCAAGAGTACTTTGGCCAATTGAACCGGTTGAGCCCAAAATCGCAATCCTTTTCATATTAGAGACTCCTAAACCGAGTCTGAACGATAAAGGTTAGAGCACGACTGAGAAAAATTTTAAGATTTTGGATTTTATTCATTCTTCTAAGATTTTGACTCAAATCTATACTTCTCTGGAAAAATATATCTCATCGATTTTTCAGGTGCTTTAACATTTCAAGGTCAATCGATTTTCAAATTTAATTTAGAAGCTGGTATTGTATAGGTAGGTTTCAAATGTTTTAAGATTTCAAGGTCAATCCGGTCAGTAATTTTTAAGTTTAATTTAGCACCCGGTATTGTATAGATTTTTACTTTTATGCGTTCTAACAGTTGGGCATCATCAGTAGCATAATATTTATCTTGATATGCTTTTTGATAGGCTCTTTTTAAGAGTCCGATTTCAAAAAACTGCGGCGTTTGAGCCAGACATAGCTTTGAGCGGTCAAGAGTTTTCTTTACTATATTATGTCTGACCACTTTCACGGTATCTTCAATAGGAACAACTGGAATACACGCCTTATATTTTTGGCAATAATTAAACCCTTGTTCAATTAATTCATTTGAAAGACCGATTCTCACTGCGTCATGAATTGCAACATAACCTGTATCAGGTAAGGCTTTTAATGCATTATGCACAGAGTCCTGTCTATGTTTGCCACCAATCACAAGCGCACTGACTTTAGAAAAATTGTTTCGTTTGATAAGAGTCGCTACTCGGCTTAAATGTCTTTTCTGCACGGCCACAATAATCTTATCAACACAAGATGATTGCTGGAACATTTTAATTGCATAATATAGCACTGGTTTACGTCTTATGAGCGCAAACTGCTTCTCTTTACCAAATCTCTTGCCTTTACCAGCAGCAAGAACAATTGCGTAATTCATTATATATTGCTCCGACTCAAAGGATGCAAGGGAACCCAATATAACCAATAAAACAGATGCTGAAAAGTCTTTTTTATAAGAGTAATGCTAATGTCTCTTTCTGGTCAAAATATGTTGAGCAAGCAATTTTCGTAAATTTGTGATTGGAGAGTAATTTCTCATCTAATGGGATAATCAATTTTAATTGCGGCGCGCACCAATTCCATAGTCTTCTCACCTTCTTGTTTAGCGCGTTTGGTGCCGACTCTTAATATCTCATTTAATCGGTCAACATCTTTTTCATACTCAGCGCGTCGTTGTCGGATTGGCTCAAGGAGAGCATTAATAACAGAAATCAATATCTTTTTACAGGCAACACAACCAATTTTACCTTTTTTACAACTTGCTTCTAACTCTAAGACAAAATTAGGATTAAAAACCTTCTGATATGAGAAAATATTACAAATCTCCGGGTGGCCGGGGTCAGTAGCGTGAATCCGAGCAGGGTCAGTAATTGCTTGATTAATTCGTTCAGCAACAACATTAGGGGGGTCAGAGAGATAGATACAATTACCCAGACTTTTACTCATCTTGGCATTACCATCTAATCCCATTAATCGGGGAACACTGGAGACTAAGGCTTCTGGTTCAATTAAAACCGGTGCATACAGTTCATTAAACCGACGGACGATTTTCCGAGTTAACTCAATATGGGGAAGTTGGTCTGCGCCCACGGGCACAAGATGTGCCCGACAGAAGGTAATATCAGCGGCTTGACTAATCGGATAACCCAAAAATCCATACGGCTTACGATGTTCAAAACCATATTGTTTGGCTTCAGTCTTAATTGTCGGATTATGCGATAAGACATTTATTGATACCAGCATTGAATAGAAAACCGTCAACTCAGCGATTTCAGGAATCTGGGACTGGATAAAAATTGTACTGACATTAGGGTCAACACCACAT
It encodes:
- the hflX gene encoding GTPase HflX; translation: MERVLLIGVARSSVERWKKIDSLEELASLTQTAGGTVVEKILQVKKDLNPATLLGKGKIEEIRQLCHKHQIDLLIFDDPLTPSQMRNISEATKVRVIDRTMLILDIFAQHAKTAEAKTQVELAQLEYRRTNLIGLGTELSRLGGGIGTRGPGEKKLEIDRRRIKDRIDTLYRQLLRIDKERAVQRKKRQPFFKISLVGYTNAGKSSVMNRLTGAQVKVAPYMFATLDPNTKAFNLTKRLKVFITDTVGFIRNLPHELIASFRATLSETKEADLILHIVDASEENIEEKIQVVDNTLKEIGCQNNSILMVFNKIDRIFEPKIIRRLKDKYPQSVFVSALTGEGFEKLKATIIEFMKSQLITRRLTISLKRGDLISKIYETCEVVRRIDKDEKATFTIRGYKPDLLKLSKEIEKSLATR
- a CDS encoding BamA/TamA family outer membrane protein, with translation MIVNRCLKIIAQTLLPLLQRDFRLWFLVFIISVGFNLVSGQYYFSKNKVQYQDFQFKILSTTHFNIYFYEGGEGLAEYASKYAEDFYQKIASALKTEIKNKIPLIIYNSPNEFGQTNIILDIIEESVGGFSELFKNRVVVPFNGSYRDFRIVLEHEITHIFEFELFYKPRLASIFTLVSDFQIPLWVAEGISEFLSSEEKPEVFSEVYLRDLMLNNQFVSLDKLNDAMGYINYRIGEAFFRYVNEVYGRQKIFEFIHSLKAKRNLESAFKESFGISVSKMSQKLEDYLKIKYWPLIAQKDNFSIATVLTNHTAEGAIYNTAPVISPSGTKIAFISDRNGYTDVYVISAIDGKIIKHLVKGERSGGFENVSVLRGGLAWSSDEREIVLVARSQGKDNIVIVDYPSGKVKKRLSYHLDGIYSPKFSPDNQKVVFVGLKNGYADIYTTDLTNGKLTRITYDYYEDRDPYFSPDGKEIVFVSDRPEADDWIPGNYGIFKTTANSLNAEGTLSLKRIRNVKRARYLAHPIFSSDGKYIIYTAEDQNLAEEKSGSANIALFIYSLTDQTLTHKTEFISSSHYPSISQNDSVLAFSYYTNQGWDVCVIREPFSQIPRLKPIVPPIDIVAMTKSTDVYQATGIDYNKVSSYQFTLTPDYGIGSAGYSTQGGFSGNVELVLSDVLGNHRFFLQTELYKDIANSNIFCYYWNLTKRTDWGLGLIQYFDYSGRYPDSVHIIRYRGGELFGSYPLDKFTRFELGTIGYWSDNFLVNFSNERYNYTKSKIFLLSEAFVFDNTIWTDWGPVKGIRTRLETYQTLPFSDYKFYTTYLDFRNYFRLSKRYTLANWLFGISSFGLNPELFYLGGENIRGYDYGEFYYQPSNKVVLGIIELRHPFIDRLKIAYPIPIDIKNIRGVTFFDAGIAFNDPVVIYRSDSGFEDLKLGFGAGLRVQISYFILRFDFAKPLSQTPNRNWKFYFSIGTDF
- the rsmI gene encoding 16S rRNA (cytidine(1402)-2'-O)-methyltransferase; this translates as MDEERLLPGLYIISTPIGNLQDITLRALDVLKKVDIIACEDTRHTGLLLKHYNIKNKLISFYEYNKKSRTPEIINMIKQGASVGLVSDAGTPGISDPGFYLIRATIAENILVTAIPGPSALLTAIVISGLPSDRFVFEGFLPKREGRKRKKLMELKDEPRTMVFYDSPHRIMKSLTTIQEIFGDRKAVLAKELTKKFETVWRGNISEIINQISDKEIKGEIVLIIAGKEK
- the rseP gene encoding RIP metalloprotease RseP, which encodes MISPLLLVVIVIGSLIIVHEFGHLIFAKINRLPVEVFSIGFGPTIFKKKIGSTLYQISIIPLGGFIKLEGDEITSETGFNAAPLGKKSAVILAGPLFNLLLGFILTTILYAVFGVKTLEPRIIPEPNTTTAYVGFEKGDYILKVNQDTIKNWEDLQNKLSHLTEADITIKRNEEIKVINYKIPKDSFQFLPFIAPVVERVKAKSPAAQIGLKKGDEIIEVSGIPIKEWSSFVEIVQNSSGKKLFLKWRRGNQVLEDSIQPEAASEEISQKRIGMIGIWVKLPTKNLSLPVAISTAGLRTVYVFGQTFVIIYKIIAGKLPKSAIGGPVMVAKYTYEGAQWGPEYFIGLWALLSINLAVINIIPIPILDGGRVLLYIIERLKRRKLKKREWEIAFWIGYALIGIILVFALTNDVLRLIRIK
- a CDS encoding CDP-alcohol phosphatidyltransferase family protein — encoded protein: MPITNLIVRLKIPANIITLMSIPFSLLNVFFFAQGLWFIGGILLVMVALFDTIDGEVARRSQSVNVMGAFLDSVIDRIAEILIFFGLFLYYQKNSIGIMGNVFNHQEHNLMSIIIFLTAFSSLLVSYIRARAEGVGKECKIGLFERPVRFLILIVGVFFLGPKYFIIALSIILVGNIYTIFQRIFYVLRQ
- a CDS encoding flavin reductase family protein, with protein sequence MEKITVSESSKLIATFSAFPTVLVTSGNNIITVTLVHIFSFAPPLIGIGIKPERYSHHLIKESKEFVINIPTKNLLSATIFCGAQSGRKVDKFKETGLTQETSLSVKTVSIKECPVNIECKVVQEINCGDRTWFIGEIIKGKIAKDYNLEDTILYWRGIYRLPGAIIK